Proteins encoded within one genomic window of Felis catus isolate Fca126 chromosome C1, F.catus_Fca126_mat1.0, whole genome shotgun sequence:
- the ZNF142 gene encoding zinc finger protein 142 isoform X4 has product MTDPVLDPQPTDNTGEMDGLCPELLLIPPSLSNRGILEPVQSPCPAGNPTPLPADPGCLLVESTATEEDTGNMEIIVEAVAGNLSPGAPGEPPAPKLPSREGEPSEQADTPLPRRESADEEDVEEEEGNGTLKDSQKAPEKAQGAQQLEGDVASGTESLFKTHMCPECKRCFKKRTHLVEHLHLHFPDPSLQCPNCQKFFTSKSKLKTHLLRELGQKAHRCPLCHYSAVERNALNRHMASMHEDISNFYSDTYTCPVCREEFRLSQALKEHLKSHTAAAAAEPLPLRCFQEGCGYTAPDRKAFIKHLKETHGVRAVECRHHSCPMLFATAEAMEAHHKSHYAFHCPHCDFACSNKHLFRKHKKQGHPGSEELRCTFCPFATFNPVAYQDHVGKMHAHEKIHQCPECSFATAHKRVLIRHMLLHTGEKPHKCELCDFTCRDVSYLSKHMLTHSNTKDYMCTECGYVTKWKHYLSVHMRKHAGDLRYQCNQCSYRCHRADQLSSHKLRHQGKSLMCEVCAFACKRKYELQKHMASQHHPGAPAPLYPCRYCSYQSRHKQALLSHENCKHTRLREFRCALCDYRTFSNTTLFFHKRKAHGYVPGDQVWQLRSASQEPEGARQCPTPPPDSEPSSQLSPQPEAPDRDPGTVVDPNVDRAPPEPGEEDRAGRPAGSEVPRGDDLGSSPSPAEADEGGCTLHLEALGVELEPVAEPPLEEITEPAPAEFRPLDPSGPLRLEGPDATLTELSTFEGAGTSGLDAEEEPVLEKPAPESPRNPPSSEEPPDSWVGTFKAALPAETAPLPQFPESESLLKALRRQDKEQAEALVLEGRVQMVVIQGEGRAFRCPHCPFITRREKALSVHSRTGCQGRREPLLCPECGASFKQQRGLSTHLLKKCPVLLRKNKGLPRPSSPVPLCPPPPGTQDSGDVEGGKPPPAPLEVELVLPKDAPSVPPREPEVEEPPGTLCVPTVPPAGNPSPAETPEKFHFEQGKFHCNSCTFLCSRLSSITSHVAEGCRGGRGGGGKRGAAQTQPVASVLSDGGSAPLNSGSTERSPGNGDTTAVPKQKGARFSCPTCPFSCQQERALRTHQTRGCPLEGSGELHCGLCTFTTAAAAALRLHQKRRHPSTAPARGPRPPLQCGDCGFTCKQGRCLQQHRRLKHEGVKPHQCPFCDFSTTRRYRLEAHQSRHTGVGRIPCSSCPQTFGTNSKLRLHRLRVHDKTPTHFCPLCDYSGYLRHDITRHVNSCHRGTPAFACPRCEAQFSSETALKQHALRRHPEPAPPAPGSPAEATEGPLHCSRCGLLCPSPASLRGHTRKQHPRLECGACQEAFPSRPALDEHRRQQHFSHRCQLCDFAARERAGLVKHYLEQHEAAAASEGGAGASQPPLRCPFCDFTCRHQLVLDHHVKGHGGTRLYKCTDCAYSTKNRQKITWHSRIHTGEKPYRCHLCPYACADPSRLKYHMRIHKEERKYLCPDCGYKCKWVNQLKYHMTKHTGLKPYQCPECEYCTNRADALRVHQETRHREARAFMCEQCGKAFKTRFLLRTHLRKHSEAKPYVCNVCHRAFRWAAGLRHHALTHTDRHPFFCRLCSYKAKQKFQVVKHVRRHHPDQADPNQGVGKDPTTPTVHLHDVQLEDPSPPAPAAPPTGPEG; this is encoded by the exons ATGACAGACCCCGTGTTGGACCCACAGCCAACCGACAACACTGGGGAGATGGATGGACTGTGTCCTGAGCTATTGCTGATCCCCCCATCTCTGTCTAACCGTGGAATCCTGGAGCCTGTCCAGAGCCCCTGTCCTGCTGGGAATCCCACACCTTTGCCTGCTGACCCAGGCTGCCTGCTGGTAGAGTCCACGGCAACTGAAGAGGACACAGGGAACATGGAGATCATTGTGGAAGCAGTAGCTGGAAACCTGtccccaggtgctcctggagagCCCCCAG CTCCGAAACTGCCCAGTAGAGAGGGAGAGCCTTCAGAACAAGCAGATACGCCCTTGCCCAGGCGAGAGTCAGCTGACGAGGAGGAtgtagaggaagaagaggggaatGGCACCTTAAAGGACTCCCAGAAAGCCCCAGAGAAAGCCCAGGGGGCTCAGCAGTTAGAAG gggATGTGGCTTCTGGCACCGAGTCCCTCTTCAAGACCCACATGTGTCCAGAATGCAAGCGCTGCTTTAAGAAGCGGACCCATCTGGTGGAGCACCTGCATCTCCACTTCCCGGACCCCAGCCTCCAGTGCCCCAACTGCCAGAAGTTCTTCACCAGCAAGAGCAAGCTCAAGACCCATCTGCTGCGGGAGCTGGGCCAGAAGGCCCACCGCTGCCCGCTGTGCCACTACAGTGCGGTGGAGAGGAACGCGCTCAACCGCCACATGGCCAGCATGCACGAGGACATCTCCAACTTCTACTCAGACACCTACACCTGTCCCGTGTGCCGCGAGGAGTTCCGCCTCAGCCAGGCCCTCAAGGAGCACCTCAAGAGCCAcacggcagcggcggcggcagagccgctgcccctccgctgctttcAGGAAGGCTGCGGCTACACGGCCCCCGACCGCAAGGCCTTCATAAAGCACCTGAAGGAGACCCATGGTGTGCGGGCCGTGGAGTGCCGCCATCACTCTTGTCCCATGCTCTTCGCCACGGCCGAAGCCATGGAGGCCCATCACAAAAGCCACTACGCCTTCCACTGCCCACACTGCGACTTTGCCTGCTCCAATAAGCACCTGTTCCGCAAACACAAGAAGCAGGGCCACCCCGGCAGTGAAGAGCTGCGCTGCACCTTCTGCCCCTTTGCCACCTTCAACCCGGTGGCCTACCAGGACCACGTGGGCAAGATGCACGCCCACGAGAAGATCCACCAGTGCCCTGAGTGCAGCTTTGCCACCGCCCACAAGAGGGTGCTCATCCGCCACATGCTGCTGCACACCG GCGAGAAACCTCACAAGTGTGAGCTGTGTGACTTCACGTGCCGGGACGTGAGCTACCTGTCCAAGCACATGCTGACCCACTCCAACACCAAGGATTACATGTGCACCGAGTGTGGCTATGTCACCAAGTGGAAGCACTACCTCAGTGTGCACATGCGGAAACATGCAGGGGACCTCAG ATACCAGTGCAACCAGTGCTCGTACCGCTGCCACCGGGCTGACCAGCTGAGCAGCCACAAGCTGCGCCACCAGGGCAAGTCCCTGATGTGTGAGGTGTGTGCTTTCGCTTGCAAGCGGAAGTATGAGCTGCAGAAGCACATGGCCTCCCAGCACCACCCGGGCGCGCCGGCCCCGCTCTATCCCTGCCGCTACTGCAGCTACCAGAGCCGCCACAAGCAGGCCCTGCTGAGCCACGAGAACTGCAAGCACACCCGCCTCCGGGAGTTCCGCTGTGCCCTCTGCGACTACCGCACCTTCAGCAACACCACCCTCTTCTTCCACAAGCGCAAGGCCCACGGCTACGTGCCCGGGGACCAGGTGTGGCAGCTCCGCTCTGCCAGCCAGGAACCGGAGGGGGCCAGGCAGTGCCCGACACCCCCGCCAGACTCAGAGCCCTCGAGCCAGCTGTCTCCCCAGCCTGAGGCGCCAGACCGTGACCCCGGGACTGTGGTGGACCCCAACGTGGACCGGGCCCCGCCGGAGCCCGGTGAGGAGGACCGCGCCGGGAGACCGGCTGGCAGCGAGGTTCCGCGGGGGGACGACCTGGGTAGCAGCCCCAGTCCGGCCGAGGCAGATGAAGGTGGCTGCACGCTGCACCTCGAGGCCCTGGGGGTGGAGCTGGAGCCCGTGGCTGAGCCGCCCCTTGAGGAGATCACTGAACCCGCCCCTGCGGAGTTCAGGCCCCTGGACCCCTCGGGGCCCCTGAGACTGGAAGGGCCAGATGCAACTTTGACAGAGCTGTCTACCTTTGAAGGTGCTGGGACGTCTGGTTTGGATGCTGAAGAAGAGCCCGTTCTGGAAAAGCCAGCCCCTGAAAGCCCCAGAAACCCCCCTTCCTCAGAGGAGCCCCCTGACAGCTGGGTGGGAACCTTCAAGGCAGCTCTGCCTGCTGAgaccgctcccctcccccagttcccAGAGTCAGAGTCCTTACTCAAGGCCCTGCGGAGACAGGACAAAGAGCAAGCAGAGGCTCTGGTGCTGGAGGGGCGGGTTCAGATGGTTGTGATACAGGGAGAGGGGCGGGCCTTCCGCTGCCCGCACTGCCCTTTTATCACCCGCCGGGAGAAGGCCCTGAGTGTGCACTCCAGGACTGGGTGCCAGGGCCGCCGAGAGCCCCTGCTGTGCCCTGAGTGTGGGGCTAGCTTCAAGCAACAGCGTGGCCTCAGCACCCACCTGCTGAAGAAGTGCCCTGTTCTGCTCAGAAAGAACAAGGGCTTACCCAGACCAAGTTCACCCGTCCCTCTGTGTCCTCCGCCCCCGGGCACCCAGGACTCAGGGGATGTGGAAGGTGGGAAGCCCCCACCTGCGCCATTAGAAGTAGAGCTGGTGCTCCCAAAAGAtgctccctctgtgcctcccaggGAGCCGGAAGTAGAGGAGCCTCCTGGCACACTGTGTGTCCCTACAGTCCCTCCTGCAGGAAACCCCTCACCCGCAGAGACGCCTGAGAAGTTCCACTTTGAGCAGGGCAAGTTTCACTGCAACTCCTGCACGTTCCTCTGTTCTCGGCTCTCCTCCATTACCTCTCACGTGGCCGAAGGCTGCCGGGGGGGACGTGGCGGGGGAGGAAAGCGGGGGGCCGCCCAGACCCAGCCCGTTGCATCCGTCCTGAGTGATGGAGGCTCTGCTCCCCTAAACAGCGGCAGCACAGAGCGCAGCCCTGGGAATGGGGACACGACTGCGGTGCCAAAGCAGAAGGGGGCGCGCTTCTCCTGCCCCACGTGTCCCTTCAGCTGCCAGCAGGAGCGGGCTCTGAGGACTCACCAGACCCGGGGCTGCCCCCTCGAGGGGTCCGGCGAGCTGCACTGCGGCCTCTGCACGTTCACCACTGCTGCCGCTGCCGCCCTGAGGCTACACCAGAAGCGGAGGCACCCTAGCACGGCTCCCGCCCGCGGGCCCCGGCCCCCTCTGCAGTGCGGGGACTGTGGCTTCACCTGTAAGCAGGGCCGGTGCCTACAGCAGCACCGGCGGCTCAAGCACGAGGGAGTGAAGCCGCACCAGTGCCCCTTCTGTGACTTTTCCACCACCAGACGGTACCGGTTGGAGGCGCACCAGTCGCGACACACAGGTGTTGGCCGCATCCCCTGCAGCTCCTGTCCCCAGACATTTGGTACCAACTCAAAACTGCGCTTGCACCGGCTAAGGGTACATGACAAAACACCCACCCACTTCTGTCCCCTCTGTGACTACAGTGGCTACCTTCGCCATGACATCACTCGCCACGTCAACAGTTGCCACCGGGGCACTCCTGCCTTTGCCTGCCCCCGGTGTGAGGCCCAGTTCAGTTCCGAGACGGCACTCAAGCAGCATGCCCTGCGCCGACATCCTGAGcctgcaccccccgcccccggctctcCTGCAGAGGCCACCGAGGGCCCCCTGCACTGCTCCCGCTGTGGGTTGCTGTGCCCCAGCCCCGCCAGCCTGCGAGGACACACCCGGAAACAGCATCCGCGGCTGGAGTGCGGGGCCTGCCAGGAGGCCTTCCCCAGCCGGCCGGCACTGGATGAGCACCGGAGACAGCAGCATTTCAGCCACCGctgccagctctgtgacttcgCTGCCCGGGAGCGGGCGGGCCTGGTGAAGCACTACTTGGAACAGCATGAGGCGGCAGCGGCCTCGGAGGGCGGTGCAGGTGCCAGCCAGCCCCCCCTGCGCTGCCCCTTTTGTGACTTTACGTGCCGCCATCAGCTCGTGCTGGACCACCACGTGAAAGGGCACGGGGGCACCCGGCTCTACAAGTGCACCGACTGTGCTTACAGCACCAAGAACCGGCAGAAGATCACCTGGCACAGCCGCATCCACACCGGGGAAAAGCCCTACCGCTGTCACCTCTGTCCCTATGCCTGTGCTGACCCTTCTCGACTCAAG TACCATATGCGGATCCACAAGGAAGAACGCAAGTATCTGTGCCCTGACTGTGGCTACAAGTGCAAGTGGGTCAACCAGCTCAAGTACCACATGACCAAGCACACAG GACTGAAGCCATACCAGTGTCCCGAGTGTGAATACTGTACCAACCGGGCTGATGCTCTGCGTGTGCACCAGGAGACGCGGCACCGGGAAGCCCGGGCCTTCATGTGCGAGCAGTGTGGCAAGGCCTTCAAGACCCGCTTCCTACTGCGCACCCACCTCCGCAAGCACAGCGAGGCCAAACCCTATGTGTGCAACGTGTGCCACCGTGCTTTCCGCTGGGCTGCCGGCCTGCGCCATCACGCCCTCACCCACACCGACCGCCACCCCTTCTTCTGCCGCCTCTGCAGCTACAAGGCCAAGCAGAAGTTCCAGGTGGTTAAGCATGTGCGCAGGCACCACCCCGACCAGGCCGACCCAAACCAAGGAGTGGGCAAAGACCCCACCACCCCCACAGTGCACCTGCATGACGTGCAGTTGGAGGACCCCAGCccccctgctcctgctgctcctccAACTGGACCAGAGGGCTGA
- the ZNF142 gene encoding zinc finger protein 142 isoform X3, which translates to MDGLCPELLLIPPSLSNRGILEPVQSPCPAGNPTPLPADPGCLLVESTATEEDTGNMEIIVEAVAGNLSPGAPGEPPGVLVKVVEVYFCERCEQSFAEPTLLALHQCTETLIQPMQGLSSLPCSVELTPSNLILSGPLQGQGPPDSPLPCPVCRQEFAQPQALKSHFKIHRATPDIFSCPESGCVFSAEDRKGLQHHLRQAHATVPVPCSFRGCPLLFGSQQGMELHRQAHYPFHCNHCSFVGSNVKLFRQHQRSHGAGTQGELSALQGLPSQELLPDIIECYVSPAPKLPSREGEPSEQADTPLPRRESADEEDVEEEEGNGTLKDSQKAPEKAQGAQQLEGDVASGTESLFKTHMCPECKRCFKKRTHLVEHLHLHFPDPSLQCPNCQKFFTSKSKLKTHLLRELGQKAHRCPLCHYSAVERNALNRHMASMHEDISNFYSDTYTCPVCREEFRLSQALKEHLKSHTAAAAAEPLPLRCFQEGCGYTAPDRKAFIKHLKETHGVRAVECRHHSCPMLFATAEAMEAHHKSHYAFHCPHCDFACSNKHLFRKHKKQGHPGSEELRCTFCPFATFNPVAYQDHVGKMHAHEKIHQCPECSFATAHKRVLIRHMLLHTGEKPHKCELCDFTCRDVSYLSKHMLTHSNTKDYMCTECGYVTKWKHYLSVHMRKHAGDLRYQCNQCSYRCHRADQLSSHKLRHQGKSLMCEVCAFACKRKYELQKHMASQHHPGAPAPLYPCRYCSYQSRHKQALLSHENCKHTRLREFRCALCDYRTFSNTTLFFHKRKAHGYVPGDQVWQLRSASQEPEGARQCPTPPPDSEPSSQLSPQPEAPDRDPGTVVDPNVDRAPPEPGEEDRAGRPAGSEVPRGDDLGSSPSPAEADEGGCTLHLEALGVELEPVAEPPLEEITEPAPAEFRPLDPSGPLRLEGPDATLTELSTFEGAGTSGLDAEEEPVLEKPAPESPRNPPSSEEPPDSWVGTFKAALPAETAPLPQFPESESLLKALRRQDKEQAEALVLEGRVQMVVIQGEGRAFRCPHCPFITRREKALSVHSRTGCQGRREPLLCPECGASFKQQRGLSTHLLKKCPVLLRKNKGLPRPSSPVPLCPPPPGTQDSGDVEGGKPPPAPLEVELVLPKDAPSVPPREPEVEEPPGTLCVPTVPPAGNPSPAETPEKFHFEQGKFHCNSCTFLCSRLSSITSHVAEGCRGGRGGGGKRGAAQTQPVASVLSDGGSAPLNSGSTERSPGNGDTTAVPKQKGARFSCPTCPFSCQQERALRTHQTRGCPLEGSGELHCGLCTFTTAAAAALRLHQKRRHPSTAPARGPRPPLQCGDCGFTCKQGRCLQQHRRLKHEGVKPHQCPFCDFSTTRRYRLEAHQSRHTGVGRIPCSSCPQTFGTNSKLRLHRLRVHDKTPTHFCPLCDYSGYLRHDITRHVNSCHRGTPAFACPRCEAQFSSETALKQHALRRHPEPAPPAPGSPAEATEGPLHCSRCGLLCPSPASLRGHTRKQHPRLECGACQEAFPSRPALDEHRRQQHFSHRCQLCDFAARERAGLVKHYLEQHEAAAASEGGAGASQPPLRCPFCDFTCRHQLVLDHHVKGHGGTRLYKCTDCAYSTKNRQKITWHSRIHTGEKPYRCHLCPYACADPSRLKYHMRIHKEERKYLCPDCGYKCKWVNQLKYHMTKHTGLKPYQCPECEYCTNRADALRVHQETRHREARAFMCEQCGKAFKTRFLLRTHLRKHSEAKPYVCNVCHRAFRWAAGLRHHALTHTDRHPFFCRLCSYKAKQKFQVVKHVRRHHPDQADPNQGVGKDPTTPTVHLHDVQLEDPSPPAPAAPPTGPEG; encoded by the exons ATGGATGGACTGTGTCCTGAGCTATTGCTGATCCCCCCATCTCTGTCTAACCGTGGAATCCTGGAGCCTGTCCAGAGCCCCTGTCCTGCTGGGAATCCCACACCTTTGCCTGCTGACCCAGGCTGCCTGCTGGTAGAGTCCACGGCAACTGAAGAGGACACAGGGAACATGGAGATCATTGTGGAAGCAGTAGCTGGAAACCTGtccccaggtgctcctggagagCCCCCAG GTGTCCTGGTAAAGGTGGTGGAGGTGTACTTCTGTGAGCGCTGTGAGCAGAGCTTCGCAGAGCCCACTCTGCTGGCCCTGCACCAGTGTACTGAGACCCTTATACAGCCTATGCAGGGCCTCTCTAGCCTTCCATGCTCTGTAGAGCTGACCCCCAGCAACCtcattctctctggccctctgcaGGGCCAGGGCCCACCAGATAGCCCCCTGCCATGCCCTGTGTGTAGACAGGAGTTTGCCCAACCCCAGGCCCTGAAGAGCCACTTCAAGATTCACCGGGCCACTCCCGACATCTTCTCCTGCCCAGAGTCTGGCTGTGTGTTCTCCGCTGAAGATCGCAAGGGTCTGCAGCACCACCTGAGGCAGGCCCATGCCACGGTTCCCGTGCCCTGTTCTTTCCGGGGCTGCCCTCTGCTCTTTGGGAGCCAGCAGGGCATGGAGCTGCACCGGCAGGCCCACTACCCTTTCCACTGCAACCATTGCAGCTTCGTGGGCTCCAACGTCAAACTCTTCCGGCAGCATCAGCGGAGCCACGGGGCCGGGACACAGGGAGAACTGTCTGCCCTTCAGGGCCTTCCATCCCAGGAGCTGCTGCCAG ACATCATCGAGTGTTATGTGTCTCCAGCTCCGAAACTGCCCAGTAGAGAGGGAGAGCCTTCAGAACAAGCAGATACGCCCTTGCCCAGGCGAGAGTCAGCTGACGAGGAGGAtgtagaggaagaagaggggaatGGCACCTTAAAGGACTCCCAGAAAGCCCCAGAGAAAGCCCAGGGGGCTCAGCAGTTAGAAG gggATGTGGCTTCTGGCACCGAGTCCCTCTTCAAGACCCACATGTGTCCAGAATGCAAGCGCTGCTTTAAGAAGCGGACCCATCTGGTGGAGCACCTGCATCTCCACTTCCCGGACCCCAGCCTCCAGTGCCCCAACTGCCAGAAGTTCTTCACCAGCAAGAGCAAGCTCAAGACCCATCTGCTGCGGGAGCTGGGCCAGAAGGCCCACCGCTGCCCGCTGTGCCACTACAGTGCGGTGGAGAGGAACGCGCTCAACCGCCACATGGCCAGCATGCACGAGGACATCTCCAACTTCTACTCAGACACCTACACCTGTCCCGTGTGCCGCGAGGAGTTCCGCCTCAGCCAGGCCCTCAAGGAGCACCTCAAGAGCCAcacggcagcggcggcggcagagccgctgcccctccgctgctttcAGGAAGGCTGCGGCTACACGGCCCCCGACCGCAAGGCCTTCATAAAGCACCTGAAGGAGACCCATGGTGTGCGGGCCGTGGAGTGCCGCCATCACTCTTGTCCCATGCTCTTCGCCACGGCCGAAGCCATGGAGGCCCATCACAAAAGCCACTACGCCTTCCACTGCCCACACTGCGACTTTGCCTGCTCCAATAAGCACCTGTTCCGCAAACACAAGAAGCAGGGCCACCCCGGCAGTGAAGAGCTGCGCTGCACCTTCTGCCCCTTTGCCACCTTCAACCCGGTGGCCTACCAGGACCACGTGGGCAAGATGCACGCCCACGAGAAGATCCACCAGTGCCCTGAGTGCAGCTTTGCCACCGCCCACAAGAGGGTGCTCATCCGCCACATGCTGCTGCACACCG GCGAGAAACCTCACAAGTGTGAGCTGTGTGACTTCACGTGCCGGGACGTGAGCTACCTGTCCAAGCACATGCTGACCCACTCCAACACCAAGGATTACATGTGCACCGAGTGTGGCTATGTCACCAAGTGGAAGCACTACCTCAGTGTGCACATGCGGAAACATGCAGGGGACCTCAG ATACCAGTGCAACCAGTGCTCGTACCGCTGCCACCGGGCTGACCAGCTGAGCAGCCACAAGCTGCGCCACCAGGGCAAGTCCCTGATGTGTGAGGTGTGTGCTTTCGCTTGCAAGCGGAAGTATGAGCTGCAGAAGCACATGGCCTCCCAGCACCACCCGGGCGCGCCGGCCCCGCTCTATCCCTGCCGCTACTGCAGCTACCAGAGCCGCCACAAGCAGGCCCTGCTGAGCCACGAGAACTGCAAGCACACCCGCCTCCGGGAGTTCCGCTGTGCCCTCTGCGACTACCGCACCTTCAGCAACACCACCCTCTTCTTCCACAAGCGCAAGGCCCACGGCTACGTGCCCGGGGACCAGGTGTGGCAGCTCCGCTCTGCCAGCCAGGAACCGGAGGGGGCCAGGCAGTGCCCGACACCCCCGCCAGACTCAGAGCCCTCGAGCCAGCTGTCTCCCCAGCCTGAGGCGCCAGACCGTGACCCCGGGACTGTGGTGGACCCCAACGTGGACCGGGCCCCGCCGGAGCCCGGTGAGGAGGACCGCGCCGGGAGACCGGCTGGCAGCGAGGTTCCGCGGGGGGACGACCTGGGTAGCAGCCCCAGTCCGGCCGAGGCAGATGAAGGTGGCTGCACGCTGCACCTCGAGGCCCTGGGGGTGGAGCTGGAGCCCGTGGCTGAGCCGCCCCTTGAGGAGATCACTGAACCCGCCCCTGCGGAGTTCAGGCCCCTGGACCCCTCGGGGCCCCTGAGACTGGAAGGGCCAGATGCAACTTTGACAGAGCTGTCTACCTTTGAAGGTGCTGGGACGTCTGGTTTGGATGCTGAAGAAGAGCCCGTTCTGGAAAAGCCAGCCCCTGAAAGCCCCAGAAACCCCCCTTCCTCAGAGGAGCCCCCTGACAGCTGGGTGGGAACCTTCAAGGCAGCTCTGCCTGCTGAgaccgctcccctcccccagttcccAGAGTCAGAGTCCTTACTCAAGGCCCTGCGGAGACAGGACAAAGAGCAAGCAGAGGCTCTGGTGCTGGAGGGGCGGGTTCAGATGGTTGTGATACAGGGAGAGGGGCGGGCCTTCCGCTGCCCGCACTGCCCTTTTATCACCCGCCGGGAGAAGGCCCTGAGTGTGCACTCCAGGACTGGGTGCCAGGGCCGCCGAGAGCCCCTGCTGTGCCCTGAGTGTGGGGCTAGCTTCAAGCAACAGCGTGGCCTCAGCACCCACCTGCTGAAGAAGTGCCCTGTTCTGCTCAGAAAGAACAAGGGCTTACCCAGACCAAGTTCACCCGTCCCTCTGTGTCCTCCGCCCCCGGGCACCCAGGACTCAGGGGATGTGGAAGGTGGGAAGCCCCCACCTGCGCCATTAGAAGTAGAGCTGGTGCTCCCAAAAGAtgctccctctgtgcctcccaggGAGCCGGAAGTAGAGGAGCCTCCTGGCACACTGTGTGTCCCTACAGTCCCTCCTGCAGGAAACCCCTCACCCGCAGAGACGCCTGAGAAGTTCCACTTTGAGCAGGGCAAGTTTCACTGCAACTCCTGCACGTTCCTCTGTTCTCGGCTCTCCTCCATTACCTCTCACGTGGCCGAAGGCTGCCGGGGGGGACGTGGCGGGGGAGGAAAGCGGGGGGCCGCCCAGACCCAGCCCGTTGCATCCGTCCTGAGTGATGGAGGCTCTGCTCCCCTAAACAGCGGCAGCACAGAGCGCAGCCCTGGGAATGGGGACACGACTGCGGTGCCAAAGCAGAAGGGGGCGCGCTTCTCCTGCCCCACGTGTCCCTTCAGCTGCCAGCAGGAGCGGGCTCTGAGGACTCACCAGACCCGGGGCTGCCCCCTCGAGGGGTCCGGCGAGCTGCACTGCGGCCTCTGCACGTTCACCACTGCTGCCGCTGCCGCCCTGAGGCTACACCAGAAGCGGAGGCACCCTAGCACGGCTCCCGCCCGCGGGCCCCGGCCCCCTCTGCAGTGCGGGGACTGTGGCTTCACCTGTAAGCAGGGCCGGTGCCTACAGCAGCACCGGCGGCTCAAGCACGAGGGAGTGAAGCCGCACCAGTGCCCCTTCTGTGACTTTTCCACCACCAGACGGTACCGGTTGGAGGCGCACCAGTCGCGACACACAGGTGTTGGCCGCATCCCCTGCAGCTCCTGTCCCCAGACATTTGGTACCAACTCAAAACTGCGCTTGCACCGGCTAAGGGTACATGACAAAACACCCACCCACTTCTGTCCCCTCTGTGACTACAGTGGCTACCTTCGCCATGACATCACTCGCCACGTCAACAGTTGCCACCGGGGCACTCCTGCCTTTGCCTGCCCCCGGTGTGAGGCCCAGTTCAGTTCCGAGACGGCACTCAAGCAGCATGCCCTGCGCCGACATCCTGAGcctgcaccccccgcccccggctctcCTGCAGAGGCCACCGAGGGCCCCCTGCACTGCTCCCGCTGTGGGTTGCTGTGCCCCAGCCCCGCCAGCCTGCGAGGACACACCCGGAAACAGCATCCGCGGCTGGAGTGCGGGGCCTGCCAGGAGGCCTTCCCCAGCCGGCCGGCACTGGATGAGCACCGGAGACAGCAGCATTTCAGCCACCGctgccagctctgtgacttcgCTGCCCGGGAGCGGGCGGGCCTGGTGAAGCACTACTTGGAACAGCATGAGGCGGCAGCGGCCTCGGAGGGCGGTGCAGGTGCCAGCCAGCCCCCCCTGCGCTGCCCCTTTTGTGACTTTACGTGCCGCCATCAGCTCGTGCTGGACCACCACGTGAAAGGGCACGGGGGCACCCGGCTCTACAAGTGCACCGACTGTGCTTACAGCACCAAGAACCGGCAGAAGATCACCTGGCACAGCCGCATCCACACCGGGGAAAAGCCCTACCGCTGTCACCTCTGTCCCTATGCCTGTGCTGACCCTTCTCGACTCAAG TACCATATGCGGATCCACAAGGAAGAACGCAAGTATCTGTGCCCTGACTGTGGCTACAAGTGCAAGTGGGTCAACCAGCTCAAGTACCACATGACCAAGCACACAG GACTGAAGCCATACCAGTGTCCCGAGTGTGAATACTGTACCAACCGGGCTGATGCTCTGCGTGTGCACCAGGAGACGCGGCACCGGGAAGCCCGGGCCTTCATGTGCGAGCAGTGTGGCAAGGCCTTCAAGACCCGCTTCCTACTGCGCACCCACCTCCGCAAGCACAGCGAGGCCAAACCCTATGTGTGCAACGTGTGCCACCGTGCTTTCCGCTGGGCTGCCGGCCTGCGCCATCACGCCCTCACCCACACCGACCGCCACCCCTTCTTCTGCCGCCTCTGCAGCTACAAGGCCAAGCAGAAGTTCCAGGTGGTTAAGCATGTGCGCAGGCACCACCCCGACCAGGCCGACCCAAACCAAGGAGTGGGCAAAGACCCCACCACCCCCACAGTGCACCTGCATGACGTGCAGTTGGAGGACCCCAGCccccctgctcctgctgctcctccAACTGGACCAGAGGGCTGA